The genomic interval CAGTGCCTCAGCAGCCAGAAGACAAGAAGTTCAAAAAGCTCGGCGCCCGGCACAAAGCCCGGCGCCGCGCGGTCGACCTGCTCTTCGAAGCGGAGGCCCGCGACGTCGACGTAGCCGACCTGCTGTCCGAGCGCGTCGAGCTGGCGCGCGGTGATCAGGCCGTCGCCCCGGTGCACGCCTACACCCACATCCTGGTCGAAGGCGTAGCCGACGATCTGGATCGCGTGGACGGCACCATCGAGTCCTACCTGCAGGACTGGACGCTGTCCCGCCTGCCCGCCGTGGACCGCGCCATTCTGCGCATCGCGGTGTGGGAGTTGTTCCACGCCAACGATGTTCCGCCGGTTGTCGCCGTCGACGAGGCCGTGGAACTGGCCAAGGAACTCTCGACCGACGACTCCCCGTCGTTCATCAACGGCGTGCTCGGCCAGGTTGTCCTGGTGGCTCCGCAGGTCCGCGCCGCCGCCGCGGCTACTCGCGCCGCCCGTCCGGAGCCTGAAGCGTAGTTCCGCAAAACCCAACAGCCGCACCCTCTTCACTGAGCGTGCGGCTGTTTTCGTAACCGCCGGTGGGTGTACTGGACCCGGCGGTACGACGATCATCCTGGTTCCTCAACCATGCTCGAGGTCAAGGGGATTCGGTGTGGCCGTGGCCACCCGTGAGTTCGGCGATACCGGGTGGGAGGGGTTGCGGCGGCACCTATCCTGGGGAGAAACACGGGGAGGGTGGTGGATGGCGCGGTTTCTGACGTGGTTGCGCAACAACGTCGATGGTTTGGTCGCGTTGGTGCTCGCGGTGACCGTGGGCGTGCTCGCGGTGATGGATCTGCTCGAGGCGGACAAGGTCAACGCGGCGATGCTGCTGGTGCTGGCGTTGCTCGCGACGACACTGCTGCGGGACCGGCATCTGTCGGCCAAGGCGATGCGGGACGCGTCGTCGGTGCAGATGTTGAACGGGCCCGAGATCGGGCATCAGCACACCCTCGCCCGGCGGGATACCGAGAAGTGGATCTTCAAGGGCGGCACCGGAACCTACATTCGCGCGGTCACCTTGAAGGAGTGCGTGCGCAATGCACGGCAGGCGCAGCGCAGCTTGCGGGTGCGGCTCGAGATCCTCGATCCGACCAATGAGCTGCTCTGCAAGACCTACGCGGAGTTCCGGGCCTCGGTGGCGCCGGATGCCATCCGCGCCCGCGATCCCTGGACGACCAGGCGGGTGCAGCAGGAATCCTTCGCCACGGTGCTCGCGGCCTGCTGGTACAAGCAGCAGTACAGCCCGCTCGATATCGCGGTCGGATTCTCCTCGGTGATGACGACTTTCCGGTGGGACCTCGCGACGAGTTGCATCATCATCACCCAGGACAACCCGAATACCCCGGCCATGATGTTCGAGCGGGACAAGCCGTACTACCGGGATTTCAGCCGCGAACTGGATTCGAGTTTCGACCAGGCCAAGAAGGTGCCGCTGGGCAACGCGCGCGATGTCCAGTTGGACGACCCGCCCTCGGTTGAGCAGGTCCGGGCCGTCTTCGACGCGCTCGGCCTGCCGCTGCCCGTGTCTTTCGAGGATCGCGACGTCGCCGAGATCGTCCGTCGTGCGCTGACTCCGGAGAATCCGTTCTGATGAATCTTTATGCCCGACTACGCAGTTCGATCGCCTCCGCCGCGGCGGCCCGTGAAGTCGGCACCTGGGTGCGGGACTATCTGACGCCGGTGGCCGCGGGCACGGCGCTGGTGCCGCTGGTGCGGCATCCGCTGGGGTTCCTGTGCTTCCCGGTGTGGCGCGGCGGCGATCTGGGGATCTGCCTGCACGTGTGGGCCGAGGGGATGCGGGCCCAGCCGACCACGTCGCCGGTTCACGCGCACAGCTGGGATCTGCTGAGCATCGTGCTCTACGGCGCGGTCGCCAACGACGTGTTCGAAGTGATCGAGGCCCCCGAACGCCCGACGCACCGGGTGTTCGAGATCCAGAGCGGCGCCGACGGCGATCTGATCCGGGCCACCTCGCAGGTCGTCGCCTATCACCGGCGCTCACATGAACTTTTCCGGGCGGGGGACGCATATACCCTTCCGCACGGTGTATTCCACGTATCAGAGGTGGCCGGTGCCGCTGCGACCGTCGCCTTGGGCGAGTACCGTCACGGCAAGCCCGACCGATCACTGGGCGGTCTCGCCACCGACGACCACTGGGTGCACCGCATCCCGTGCACCGCGGCGGAAACTCGGCGCGTGGCACAGACCGTGTTGGATCAGCTGACCCAGCCAGCTCACCTGGAGGAGCAATGGGACCGAGCAACGTCTTGAACTTGGCGCCGGACCTCGCTACGCCGCCCGGTGTCGCGCTGGATGTCGCGATCGCGGCGGCCGAGGAGGCGGGTGCGGCGATCCGCACCGGTCTGGGCGGTGCGCTGGCCATCCGCGCGAAGGGCGCCGCCGGTGATCTGGTCACCGACCTGGACCTGCGCGCCGAGAACATCATCCTGGGCCATCTGCGCCGGGCGTTTCCCGAGCACCGGATCCTGGCCGAGGAATCGGGCCTGCTGGCCGGGGCGGACGACGCGTGGTGCTGGGTGGTCGACCCGCTCGACGGCACCAACAACATCGCCATCGGCCTGCCGGTGTGCACGGTCGGGATCGCGCTGTGCCACTACGGAACCCCGGTGGCGGGGGTCGTGCACGAACCACTCACCGGGCACACCTGGTCCGCGCTGCGCGGCCGGGGCGCGAACGGCCCGGACGGCCGACTGTGGCAGCCGCCTACCGCGCGCGGCGATTCCGCGCCGGTGCTGGCCTGGTTGCAGGGTTATCCAGTGGGCCGCGCGGACCCGGTCGCCCGTGCCATGCGTCTGACCCTGGAAGCGAACTCCCGCCGTCTGATCCAGCTGTGGTCGCCCCTGCTGTGCTGGATCATGTTGGCGCGCGGTGATATCGACGGTTTCGTCGGCTACCGCGCGGGCGTGGTCGATCTACCCGCCGGCAGTCTCATCGCCAGGGAATCCGGGGTCGACATCACCGATTTCGGCGGCGCCCCGTTCGAGGACACCATCGATCCGCTCGGCGGCGAGGTCGATTTCATCGCCGGTCGTCCGCAGATGACGGCCGAGCTCGCCAGGTGGGTCAAGTCGGCGGCCGAGGTCGCGGTGACCGGCCTGGTCTAGCCCGTGAGCAGCAGGGCGGCCACCGAACCGGCGGTCGCGAGGGTCGCCAGCACCAGCCCGGTGCCGACGAACCGCCATATCGGGACGCGCACGTGGTGGGTGCGGCAGAACTCCAGGCACAGCAGGGTCGCCAGTGAGGCCCACGGGGTGACGACGGGTCCGACGTTGGTGCCGATCAGCAAGGCCAGCAACTGGTTTCGGTTCTCGGCGGGTACCACTGCCTCGCCGGCGGTGTAGGCGGGCAGATTGTTGGCCACATTGGACAGCCCCGCCCCGGCCGCCGCGGCTCGATAGGTTCCTTCCGCTCCCGGGTCGGCGCCGATCAGCAGGTGCATCAGATCGGAGAGGCCGTGCCGGCTCAGCGTCGGCACCACCAGGAACAGGCCGACCACGAAAACCAGCAGCTGCCAGGGGAACAGCGAGAACTTCAAGGCCGAGCGGTCCAGCACGGCGAAGGCGGTCAGGGCGATGAGCGCGGCGATCACGGCCGCCACGTCGATCCGTTCCCCGACGAACGGAATCGCCAGGATGAACAGCAGGCACGCGCCCGCCGTGGTGTAGAACAGCGCCCGCTCCCGGGGGTTCTCCGGTCGCACCGGCTCCGGCGGCACATAGCGGTCCGCGTCGCGGTGCCCACGCCGCCAATAGAACACCCACAGGCACAGCATTGTCGCGGCGATCGAAATCAGCTGCGGCACCCACATTCTCGACGCGAACTCCGTAGCGTGCAGTGCTACCCGCTCGGCGGCGAGCAGATTCGTCAGATTCGATACCGGCAGCAGTAGGCTGGCGGTATTGGCCAGCCAGAGCGTGAGCATCGCCAGCGGTAGCGGCGGAATCCGGGCCGGTCCGGCCAGCGCCAGCATCACCGGGGTGAGCAGCACCGCGGTGGTATCCAGATTGAGCAAGATCGTGGTGGCCGACGCGAACAGCACGCACAGACCGAACAGTGCAGGATAGTATCCGCGCCCCAGAATCGCCAGCCGATGCGCGATGACATCGAAGACCTTTGCCTGCCTGGTGAGTTCGGCCAGAATGATCACGAAACCGAGGAACACCAGCAGCGGCCAGATCCGCCGCATATTGGCGACGGCCTCGTCCTCGGGCAGCGCGCCGGTCAGCACACACAGCAGCCCGGCCACCAGCAGCGCGATCCGGACCCAGTCCAGCATCGTCAGTCCCCAGTATCGCCGCGTCCGCTCGGCGGGCGGCGTCTCGGACGCGGCGGAATCGACCTGTTCGGGCACCTGTTCATGATCGCATTCGACGTCGCGATCGGCGCGCACTCGACGGTTGGCGGTTCGCGGACCAGGAGTTCGATCGGTCCCCGGCCGCTGATTGCGGTGTCTCCCAAGATGATCGAGCGGGCGGGCATACTAGGAGGGTGACGCAGCCCGGCGCCCAGCCTCGTGACTTCTTCATCAGTTACTCCCCGGCAGACGAACGGTGGGCAACTTGGCTGGCCTGGCAACTGGAATCCGCGGGCTACCGAACCCTGATCCAAGCCTGGGATTTCGTGCCCGGCACCAATTTCATCGACTTCATGGACCGTGGCGTGCGCGAATCGGCGGTCGTGGTCGCGGTGTTGTCGGAGAACTATCTGAATTCCAAGGGCGGCACGCAGGAGTGGCAGGCCACCTACCGCACCGAGCCGGGCAAACTGCTGCCGATCCGGATCGCCGAGTGTGAACTGACGGGCTTGCTGGCCACCATCACCTATGTGGACCTGGTCGGTGTCGCCAGTGCCGAGGTGGCGCGCCGGACGGTGCTGGAGCGGGTAGGTCATCTGCTCGCGGGCCGGGCCAAGCCGGTACTGGCGCCCGGCTTCCCGCTCGACGCGGTGCCCGATCAGCAGGCCGAGCACGAATCCGACAGCGTCGAAAGACCCTGGCATCGGCGCACTCCGGTCGCCGCGCCGGAGTTCCCGGGCGCTCCCACCGCCACCGCGGACCGGCACGAAGGCGTGTCGGTGCTGCATGTCGCGGGCCCGCGCTTCGGGCGGGGTCTGCTCGGCCGCGACGACCCCGCGACCGCGGGTGATCTGCAAGCCCACATCTGGGCGAACGTCACCCATCTGGTGGATCAGGGTGTGCCGAAACCGGACCTGATCGTGGTCACCGGCGATCTGACCGAATCCGCTCGCCCGAGCCAGGTCGACGAGGCACTGCGGTTCCTGACGGGGCTGCGGGTGCTGCTCGGGCTGGAACCGAGCCGATTGATCGTGGTGCCCGGTAACCACGATGTCTCCAAGGCCGCCTGCCAGGCGTATTTCCTCGAGCAGGAGGCGAACGAACGCCGGCCGCAGCCGCCGTATTTCCCGAAACTGAAGCAGTTCTCGCGTTTGTTCGGCGAGCTCTATCAGGGGCTGGACCATCTGGTCTTCGACATCGGCCAGCCCTGGACGCTGTTCCCCATCCCGGAGCTGCGGGTAGTGGTGGCCGGGCTGAATTCGACACTGGCGATGACCCACCGCCCCGGCGACGACTACGGCGAGATCGGCACCGCACAGGCGGCGTGGTTCGCCCAGCAGTTGCGCGAGTTCGAGCGGCTCGGCTGGCTTCGGCTCGGTGTGCTGCGGCACGACCCGTTGCCGGGGCCCGCTGCCGCGCCGGAGGATCCGACGGTGCTGCGCGATGCCGACGCGCTGACGCGATTGCTGGGCGGGCGGCTGAATCTGCTGCTGCACGGTCCCGGACCGGGCGGGCGGCACCTGGATCGGCTCGGCGGTGTGCTTCCGGTGCTGCCCGCCGCCGCGCCCGGCCGGGACGAGATCGTGCATATCACCCCGGACGGGCTGGCCCGCTACAGCAGTACCGATGCCAAGCCGGGGGAGCCGTGGGCGAAGCTGACTCAGACCTGGGTACACGCCGCCGCCGCGCTGCCGCCGGAAAAACAGCTGGCATTGCCCGAAGCCGAAGAGCTGGAAACCGAGGAGCCGGAGGCCCGCGATCCGGAGATCGTCGACCCGCACAGCAGACTGCTGGAGCGCGTCGCCGAGGTGTGTGAGACCCGCTTCCCGGGTGCGAAAATCCGCCAGGTACAAGCGGATCCGCCGCACTTGCTGATCGTGCACAAGGAAGGTGACGTAGTCGGCGTGCGGCGGGTGGGCGTGCACGTCGGCGACATGACCCGGCAGGTGGTGGAGGAATTCCTCGCCCAGGACCCGGAATACGGTTCCGATCTCGTCTATCGCGGTGCGCCGCCGCCGCTTTCGCTGCGCGAGGAGGCCGCCAGCCACGGGGTGTGGTTGCGCAGCTTCACCGATTTCCAGGGTCTGCTGGACCTGGATCACTATCTGGCCGGGCAGTTGGTGCGGCTGCGAACCGATCGCCGGTACCCGCCCGATCTGTATGTGCCGCAGAAGTTCCGGATGCTCGAGCACGGGGACGAACAGGCGCACGAGGACCTGGTCGGAGAACTGCTGCGCGTAGTCTCGGCCGATCACGGGCGATTCGTCTTGCTGCTCGGAGATTTCGGGCGCGGCAAGACCTTCGCGCTGCGGGAGCTGGCCCGGCGCATCACCGAGACCCGGCCCGCCCTGATCCCGATCCTGATCGAGTTGCGTGGCCTGGACAAGTCGCACACGGTGGACGGACTGGTCGCCGCGCACCTGGCCAACCACGGCGAGGGCCGGATCGATCTGGACGCGCTGCACTACATGCTCAACGAGGGTCGGGTGGTGTTGCTGTTCGACGGTTTCGACGAACTCGCCACCCGGATCAGTTACGAGTTCGCCGCCCAGCACCTGGAAACCCTGCTACAGGCCGCTACCGGTAAAGCGAAGATCATCGTGGCCAGCCGCACCCAGCATTTCGCCTCCCGCTCCCAGGTGCTCTCGGCGCTCGGCGAGCGTGTGGGCATGCTGCAGGACCGGCACATCCTCAGCATCGAACCCTTCGCGCACGAACAGATCCGTGCTTTCCTGGTGAACCGGTACGGCGGTGATCTGGCGCGCGCCGACGACCGGATGCGGCGGATCACCGGCATCCAGGATCTGCTCGGCCTGGCACGCAACCCGCGCATGCTCAGCTTTATCGCCGACCTCGAGGATTCCCGGCTGCGCGCGGCGGCCGACACCAAGGGCGCGGTCGGCCCGGCGGGCCTGTATCGCGAGATATTGGGTACCTGGCTGGAATTCGAGGCCCGCCGCACCGGGTCGGTCGCGGGCTCGCTGCCCGGCCTCACCGTCAGCGAATTATGGCTCGCGGTCACGGCTTTCGCGCTGCGCTGCTGGGAATCCGGCGAACAGTATCTGCGGATGGCCGAATTGACTGATGTGGCAAAGGATCTGGTGGAGATCACCGGGTCGAACCGGCTGACCCCGGAACAGCAGGCGCACGCCATCGGCGCCGGTAGTCTGCTGGTGCGCACCGAGGAGAACCTGTTCGGTTTCATCCATTCGTCGGTGACCGAATGGCTGGTCGCCAACCATATCGCCGGGCAATTCGCGGGCGGCACGGCGGCACCACCGCAGTTGGCCGCGCGGCCGCTGTCGCAGCTGGTCGTCGACTTCCTGTGCGATCTCGCCGATCACCGCGCCGTCGGCGCCTGGGCCGAGGCGGTGCTCGCGGATCCCGAGGCCGGTGAGCATGCCCGCCGCAACGCGTTGCGGGTGAGCACCCGGCTGGCCACCGCGCCCACGGCGGATCTGCGCGGCGCGATGCTGGCGGGTGCGGATCTGTCCTACCGTGAGCTGCGGGGCGTCGACCTCAGTGACGCGGATCTGAGTGGCGCGCGGCTGGTCGGCGCGAATCTGGCGGGTGCGGTGTTGCGCGGCGCGCGGCTGGTCGGGGCCCGCCTGGACGACGCGGTGCTGACCGACGCGGACCTCAGCGGCGCCGACCTGACCCGCGCGCGGCTGGCGCGCACCGACCTGACGGGCGTGCGTGCAGGCGGCGCCCGATGGCATCGCGCCGCGCTGCTGGAAGTGCTCGGCACGCCGCTGGATTCGGACCTGCGGGGCGCGGCGACGGTGCCCGGGACGCCGGTGCATACCGAGTTCGCGCCCGCCGCGATCGGCGTGCGGCACGGTTTCCACGCCCGGCACGGCCGGCTCCCGCAACCGGTCGCCTACAGCCCGGACGGCAGCACGCTGGCCATCGGCAGCGAGAACGGCGGCGTGCTGATCTACGACACCGACACCGGGCGGCCGTTGCGGACGTTGCAGACCCACCGGGCGCGCACCTTCGCCGTTGCTTACACCGACGAGGTGCTGGTCACCGGTTCCGGAGACGGCACCGTCGGCGTGTGGGACGCCGCTACCGGCGACCTGCGCCGCATTCTGCCCGGCCACGACAACTGGCCGTGGCCGGTGGTCCTGAGCAAGCGTGGCTCGGTGCTCGCGACCGGGGACGCGGCGGGTGTGCTGCGCATGTGGTCGCTCCCCAGCGGCGACCTGTTGCACGAATGCCGCCCCGCCGACGGCGGCCGCGAGCTCATCTACAGCATGGACTTCCACAACGGCACCCTCGCCGCCGCCTACCGCGACGGTGTGGTGCGGTTGTGGGACATCGAAACCGGTACCGAGGAAGGCAAATTCGCCGCGGCTCCGGTGCCGGTGTATCGAATCGTCTTCAGCCCGAGCGGGGCTCTGCTGGCGACGGGCGCGGCCGACGGCACGGTGTCGCTCTGGGATCCCGATACCTGCCTGCGGGTACGGGAGCTGACGGGGCACACCGGCCGGGTCTACACCCTCGCCTTCCATCCCGGGCTGCCGATCCTGGCGAGTGGGGATACCGAAGGGGGACTGCGGCTTTGGGACATCGAGACCGGCGAGACTCGGCATACATCGGCCGAACATGCGGGCGCGGCCATCTACTGGCTGGCCTTCGACCCCGCCGGTGAGCAACTCGCATCCGGGGACAGCGCGGGCCGAATCTGCTTGCACGACAGTGTGTCCGGGCAGTTGGGGCGTCGGCTCACCGCGCATACCGGGTCCATCTGGCCGTTCGTTTTCCGCGCCGACGGCCGTCAGCTCGCCGTGACCGACGACCAATTCACCACCCGGCTCTGGGATACCGGCACCGGGATCTGCCGCCACGTGCTGGCCGGGCACGGCCGCCAGGTCACCACCGTGCGCTTCAACTCCGACGGCTCCTTGCTCGCCGCCTGCGGAAACGACGGCGTGGTCCGGTTCTGGGATCCCGTGACCGGCCGCCTCATCCGGCGACTGCTCGGCAGCGAGGACAGGTTGTTCTCCTACGAGGCGGCCAGATTCAGCTCGGTGGACCCCAACCAGATCGCCATCGCCCGCAACGACGGTCGCTTGAGCCTGTACAACCTGGCCACCGATTCCTACGAGCGGCACATCACCGGTGAATCGCCGCCGATCTGGGCCACGGCCTACGACCCCACCGGCGAGTACGTCGCCATCGCCAACGACGACGACACCGTCACCCTGTGGGTCCGCACTACCGGTGCGGTGCATCAGCATTGCGTCGAACACCGGGGCCGGGTGCGGTCCATCGCGTTCAACGCCGGGGGCACGCTGATGGCCACCGGCTGCGATGACAAGGTCGTGCGTTTGTGGGATGTCAAGTCCGGCAGTCTCATTCGCGCGCTGCGCGGGCACGAGGACCGGGTGTACGCGGTCGCGTTCCACGGCGACCGGCTCGCCAGTGTCTCCTGGGACACCACGGTGCGGATCTGGGATGTCGGCAGCGGGGACTGCCTGCACGAGATCACCAGGCACACAGCGCGATTGTGGGCGGCCGCGATCGACGCGAAGACCGGCGTCCTGGCGACCGGCGGCGACGATCTGGTGATCCGGTTGTGGGACATGGCGACCGGGCGGCACCTGCACACGCTCGAGGGTCACAAGCGCCAGATCTGGTCGCTGGCCTTCGATCCGTCGGGCCGCGTCCTGGCCAGTGGCGCCGACGACGGCAATGTCATCCTGTGGACGATGGGGGAGCGACCGGCGGACGTGCCCGTCATCCGGGCGATCCTGCTCGGGCTGCCGGAGAGCTGGGCGGCTGTCGCACCCGATGGCCGGTACAAGCTCGACGGCAGCCCGGCGGGCCAGTTCTGGCATGTCATCGGCATGTCCCGGTTCGATATCGGCGAGCTCGATCAGTTCCTGTCGGAGGTGCGCCAGCTCCCGCCGGACGAGGCGTTCTGAGAGAACGATAGACTTTCTCTCGCAACGTTGCGCGAAGGAGATTCGGAATGGAACACGGCACTGAACTGCCGACCCTGCCGGCGTCCGGGTGCACGCCCGAACAAGCCTGGGCACTGTTCGACCGGTTGCCCGCCGTCGCTGTCTCCGAGATCACCACCGGCCGCTGGCGCGGTGCGGAGCTCGACACCGGGCATCCCTGGGCCGGTGTGCTAGTCGAATCCGGCTGGTACGGAAAGCAGTTCGACGACGCGGACACGGTCCATCCACTGCTGTTCACCGACGGCGCCGGCGCGGTGTTCCCCGTCGACCCGCGCCGGGTGCCGCTGGGTCTCGCCGGACAGGTTCCGCTGCCCGCCATCCGGGCGGCGCGAAAGACGCTGCGCTACACCGGGTTCGCGATTCGCACCGGTAAGCCGGCGGCGCGATTGCGCGGCATCGAATACCGGGGCGTGCTGAGCGCGGCGATGGTGTACGACCACCTGCCGATCATCGACCACTTCCGGCGTGTGGACCCGGACACCCTGCTGGGCGTCATGGACCTGCGTGGAATGTCCGATCCCTATTTTTTCGTGCTGCGCAAGTGATTCGGCGCGGGCGATAACGGCCTGCCGCGCCGGGCGCCGCACTACCATCGATAACTGCTGAACGGCTTGCACATCCGCTTCCGGATGTCCCCGGGGGCGCGTGCGTACCGAGGGAGGTAGCTCGATGGAACGTACGACGTGCCTGGTGGTGGGCGGCGGCCCGGCCGGGATGGTGCTCGGCCTGCTGCTGGCCCGGGGTGGCGTCGATGTCACCGTGCTGGAGAAACACAAGGACTTCCTGCGCGACTTCCGCGGCGACACCGTGCATCCCACCACGCTCGACCTGCTGGACGAACTCGGCCTCGGCGCGGAGTTCGCGAAACTGCCCGCCCGCAAGATCCGCGCGATCCAGCTGCCCGTCGCCGGGTCGATGCAGGCGCTCGCCACCCTCGATCATCTTCCCGGGAAGCACAAATACATCGCGATGGTCCCGCAGTGGGATCTGCTCGATCTGCTCGCCCGTGCCGCCGAGCAGGAGTCGAGTTTCCATCTGCGCATGAATACCGAAGCGACCGAGCCCATTTGGGACGACGGCCGAGTGGCGGGCGTGCGCTACCGCACCGCGGACGGGCGGACAGGGGAGATCCGGGCCGACCTCACCGTGGCCGCCGACGGGCGCAACTCCGTGCTGCGGGCCGCCTCCGGACTACCGTCACGCAGCTGGCCCA from Nocardia goodfellowii carries:
- a CDS encoding inositol monophosphatase family protein; this translates as MGPSNVLNLAPDLATPPGVALDVAIAAAEEAGAAIRTGLGGALAIRAKGAAGDLVTDLDLRAENIILGHLRRAFPEHRILAEESGLLAGADDAWCWVVDPLDGTNNIAIGLPVCTVGIALCHYGTPVAGVVHEPLTGHTWSALRGRGANGPDGRLWQPPTARGDSAPVLAWLQGYPVGRADPVARAMRLTLEANSRRLIQLWSPLLCWIMLARGDIDGFVGYRAGVVDLPAGSLIARESGVDITDFGGAPFEDTIDPLGGEVDFIAGRPQMTAELARWVKSAAEVAVTGLV
- a CDS encoding TIR domain-containing protein — protein: MTQPGAQPRDFFISYSPADERWATWLAWQLESAGYRTLIQAWDFVPGTNFIDFMDRGVRESAVVVAVLSENYLNSKGGTQEWQATYRTEPGKLLPIRIAECELTGLLATITYVDLVGVASAEVARRTVLERVGHLLAGRAKPVLAPGFPLDAVPDQQAEHESDSVERPWHRRTPVAAPEFPGAPTATADRHEGVSVLHVAGPRFGRGLLGRDDPATAGDLQAHIWANVTHLVDQGVPKPDLIVVTGDLTESARPSQVDEALRFLTGLRVLLGLEPSRLIVVPGNHDVSKAACQAYFLEQEANERRPQPPYFPKLKQFSRLFGELYQGLDHLVFDIGQPWTLFPIPELRVVVAGLNSTLAMTHRPGDDYGEIGTAQAAWFAQQLREFERLGWLRLGVLRHDPLPGPAAAPEDPTVLRDADALTRLLGGRLNLLLHGPGPGGRHLDRLGGVLPVLPAAAPGRDEIVHITPDGLARYSSTDAKPGEPWAKLTQTWVHAAAALPPEKQLALPEAEELETEEPEARDPEIVDPHSRLLERVAEVCETRFPGAKIRQVQADPPHLLIVHKEGDVVGVRRVGVHVGDMTRQVVEEFLAQDPEYGSDLVYRGAPPPLSLREEAASHGVWLRSFTDFQGLLDLDHYLAGQLVRLRTDRRYPPDLYVPQKFRMLEHGDEQAHEDLVGELLRVVSADHGRFVLLLGDFGRGKTFALRELARRITETRPALIPILIELRGLDKSHTVDGLVAAHLANHGEGRIDLDALHYMLNEGRVVLLFDGFDELATRISYEFAAQHLETLLQAATGKAKIIVASRTQHFASRSQVLSALGERVGMLQDRHILSIEPFAHEQIRAFLVNRYGGDLARADDRMRRITGIQDLLGLARNPRMLSFIADLEDSRLRAAADTKGAVGPAGLYREILGTWLEFEARRTGSVAGSLPGLTVSELWLAVTAFALRCWESGEQYLRMAELTDVAKDLVEITGSNRLTPEQQAHAIGAGSLLVRTEENLFGFIHSSVTEWLVANHIAGQFAGGTAAPPQLAARPLSQLVVDFLCDLADHRAVGAWAEAVLADPEAGEHARRNALRVSTRLATAPTADLRGAMLAGADLSYRELRGVDLSDADLSGARLVGANLAGAVLRGARLVGARLDDAVLTDADLSGADLTRARLARTDLTGVRAGGARWHRAALLEVLGTPLDSDLRGAATVPGTPVHTEFAPAAIGVRHGFHARHGRLPQPVAYSPDGSTLAIGSENGGVLIYDTDTGRPLRTLQTHRARTFAVAYTDEVLVTGSGDGTVGVWDAATGDLRRILPGHDNWPWPVVLSKRGSVLATGDAAGVLRMWSLPSGDLLHECRPADGGRELIYSMDFHNGTLAAAYRDGVVRLWDIETGTEEGKFAAAPVPVYRIVFSPSGALLATGAADGTVSLWDPDTCLRVRELTGHTGRVYTLAFHPGLPILASGDTEGGLRLWDIETGETRHTSAEHAGAAIYWLAFDPAGEQLASGDSAGRICLHDSVSGQLGRRLTAHTGSIWPFVFRADGRQLAVTDDQFTTRLWDTGTGICRHVLAGHGRQVTTVRFNSDGSLLAACGNDGVVRFWDPVTGRLIRRLLGSEDRLFSYEAARFSSVDPNQIAIARNDGRLSLYNLATDSYERHITGESPPIWATAYDPTGEYVAIANDDDTVTLWVRTTGAVHQHCVEHRGRVRSIAFNAGGTLMATGCDDKVVRLWDVKSGSLIRALRGHEDRVYAVAFHGDRLASVSWDTTVRIWDVGSGDCLHEITRHTARLWAAAIDAKTGVLATGGDDLVIRLWDMATGRHLHTLEGHKRQIWSLAFDPSGRVLASGADDGNVILWTMGERPADVPVIRAILLGLPESWAAVAPDGRYKLDGSPAGQFWHVIGMSRFDIGELDQFLSEVRQLPPDEAF
- a CDS encoding DUF4334 domain-containing protein; this translates as MEHGTELPTLPASGCTPEQAWALFDRLPAVAVSEITTGRWRGAELDTGHPWAGVLVESGWYGKQFDDADTVHPLLFTDGAGAVFPVDPRRVPLGLAGQVPLPAIRAARKTLRYTGFAIRTGKPAARLRGIEYRGVLSAAMVYDHLPIIDHFRRVDPDTLLGVMDLRGMSDPYFFVLRK
- the nusB gene encoding transcription antitermination factor NusB; the protein is MPQQPEDKKFKKLGARHKARRRAVDLLFEAEARDVDVADLLSERVELARGDQAVAPVHAYTHILVEGVADDLDRVDGTIESYLQDWTLSRLPAVDRAILRIAVWELFHANDVPPVVAVDEAVELAKELSTDDSPSFINGVLGQVVLVAPQVRAAAAATRAARPEPEA
- a CDS encoding SLC13 family permease, translating into MPEQVDSAASETPPAERTRRYWGLTMLDWVRIALLVAGLLCVLTGALPEDEAVANMRRIWPLLVFLGFVIILAELTRQAKVFDVIAHRLAILGRGYYPALFGLCVLFASATTILLNLDTTAVLLTPVMLALAGPARIPPLPLAMLTLWLANTASLLLPVSNLTNLLAAERVALHATEFASRMWVPQLISIAATMLCLWVFYWRRGHRDADRYVPPEPVRPENPRERALFYTTAGACLLFILAIPFVGERIDVAAVIAALIALTAFAVLDRSALKFSLFPWQLLVFVVGLFLVVPTLSRHGLSDLMHLLIGADPGAEGTYRAAAAGAGLSNVANNLPAYTAGEAVVPAENRNQLLALLIGTNVGPVVTPWASLATLLCLEFCRTHHVRVPIWRFVGTGLVLATLATAGSVAALLLTG